The sequence below is a genomic window from Scatophagus argus isolate fScaArg1 chromosome 8, fScaArg1.pri, whole genome shotgun sequence.
CAGAGACCCACGCCTCAGGTGGGGGACTTTGTCCACAGGACAACTATTAGTCGTGCACtacacaaatctggcctttatggaagaaTGGCAAGAAGAAAGCCATAAGAAGTCCCGTTTGCAGTTTGTCAGAAGCCACGTGGGGGACACAGCAAACatggaagaaggtgctctgtTCGGATGAGACCAAAACTGAACTTGTTGGCCTAAAAGCAAAAGCTGTGTGTGGCGGAAAAGCTAACACTGCACATCACTCtgaacacaccatccccactgtcaaacatggtggtggcagcatcatgctgtgggggtgcttttcttcagcagggacagggaagctGGTCACagttgatgggaagatggatggagcccTAAACAGGGCAATCTTGGAAGAAAACCTGTTGGCGTCTGCAAAAGACTTGAGGTTCACCTTCCAGCAGGACAACGACCCTGAACATAAACCCAGAGCTACAATGGAAcgctttaaaacaaaatgtgttggAATGGCCCAATCAAAGTCCAGACCAAAATCCGAACGAGAATCTGTGGCAAcatctgaaaactgctgttcacaaatgCTGTCCATCTAATCTGACTGAGCCTGAGctgttttgcaaagaagaatggaCAAAAACGTCAATCTGTAGATGTGTAGAGCTGGTAGAGACAAAACCCAAAAGACCTGCAGCTGCAATTGCAGCGAAAGGCAGTTCCACAAAGTATTCACTCGGGGGCTGAATACTTTTGCACGccacacttttcagttttttattggTAAAATAATTTGGAAatcatgtttcattttccttctACTTCACAATTGTGTGCCGCTTTGTGTTggtctttcacataaaatgccaataaaatttgttgatgtttgtggtTGTAGcgtgacaaaatgtggaaaggCTCCAGGGGtttgaatacttttgcaagCCACTTTAAATGAAACAGGCCACCAGAAGAGCTAAAAAACTAAATCCTGAACGTATTttcaacacaaaagaaactCTTGGCTTTCCCCTGGAGAATTTTGTCATGTTGAGGACAACGTCACTTTGTCCTGACCGACCGGCAACATTTACCGAACCATAATGTGAACGTTTGTTCGATTGGACTGATTAAATGTGTTGACTCACAGCTGCTGACCAGTCACGGCTCATGCAGGAACAGATGGCAGGTGCTGCCATGACGATGCCCCCTGACCCCAACAAGGCTTTTAAGGTGAGACGTAACAAAGTTGATGTCCAAAAGTAAAGTGCAACACAGAAACTGATCCTGCGGGACATTTCGACTTGACTGACTTGTTTTCAATGCTGGGactcacacttcctgtttgtttgtttctttgtgtcagAGCGAGTGGGAGGCGCTGGAGATCGTGGAACATAAGTGGGCGCTGGAGAAcgtggaggaggagctgatgtCCAGAGACCTCAACTTTGGAAACTTCTTTAGTCAGGACATCAAGTCCCCCATGTTGTAGGAGGACGAGGACCCACGAGCTCTGGAGCTCCTGCGTCCGGTTGGCAAACTTGGGATGTGCAGGTTCTGTGATAGCTCTAAAGGCTCTGGAACACACAGACTCTCTAAACAAATAAACCAATTCAGTCACCCTCCGGCTTTTCATGAGCCCCCAAAGGCCATTTGTGTTAAACAAAAGTTAAAGTTGTTCAAATTTTCTTTATGTAACACAGTCCATACCACTGTgaacagtgcagtgtttcaacAAGGCAGCACCTTCGTGTTTGTGACATTAATATCCTTACTGTCAGATGTACAATGATGATTCACAGCTCACGGGATTGttaacaacaaacaagagaaaCCATCCAAGTCCACCTACTAGCTCGTTCCAGAGCTTTCCACCAAGTCTCGTGGTCTTCATCAACAAACAGAAGTTACCAGCTCAACAGGCTTGAGGGTCAAATGAATATTTGGAGTTTTTGTGTATTCACTATTCcacaagacagaaacacaaagttcCTAAATGTTCCAGAACGTCAttaagaaattaagaaattaagATCAACTTTATTGATCgcgcagtggggaaattcacctgttgtggcagctcacatCTCAGCCAACCAGCAGATTCTGCACCACACGAATCctctgaggaagaagaaatcagaggaggaaggagtgaAGGCGGTGGGGATTTTTAAAGGACAGCAGGCGCTCATGTTTGGGAGGACAGATGCTTTGCATGAACTTTTCTACACCGTGGTCGTCCAGAGCAACCTTACTGCAACACTTAAATAAAGGTGTCATGACAACTCAGTGGACTCTCGTCTGTGTCCACAGCACATCCCGAGTCCAGCTGCTGATGGTTCTGAACGGGTCCCGTTTGTTCTACGTGCATCACATTCAGAATTTACTCCAGACTGGAAGCTTTCATTCCACTTAGCATTAGCATAACGAGCTGAGTCACGCTATCTTTAAGGGACAGTTCACATAATACTGAGGGAAAGACAAGTTGTTTCGTTCTCAGTCCAGAACATTTCTGGAGCATCTCCATAAGGCCTGAGATCCCACACTGCTTCAAAAGACATCATTtccacctttttgttttttgttttgttgaggcAAAATCTTCACAGCCGCATCGAAGCTAAAGACGTTAGCATGTGGCCCCTCCGAAGGCAAT
It includes:
- the LOC124063101 gene encoding ER membrane protein complex subunit 3-like; amino-acid sequence: MLQRGIDLLSLDASWVSSASWYFLNVFGLRSMYSLILGQDNAADQSRLMQEQMAGAAMTMPPDPNKAFKSEWEALEIVEHKWALENVEEELMSRDLNFGNFFSQDIKSPML